From one Magnolia sinica isolate HGM2019 chromosome 18, MsV1, whole genome shotgun sequence genomic stretch:
- the LOC131233520 gene encoding ATPase GET3A-like isoform X1 yields MASEEEVPEGTVQNILDQESLKWVFVGGKGGVGKTTCSSILSILLSKVRASVLIISTDPAHNLSDAFQQRFTKIPTLVNGFTNLFAMEVDPNVENDDLPNVEGMDSFFSDLANSIPGIDEAMSFAEMLRLVQTMDYSVIVFDTAPTGHTLRLLQFPTTLEKGMDKMMSLRNRFSGLLNQVTRIFGIHEEFGEDAMLGKLEGMRNVIEQVNRQFKDPDLTTFVCICIPEFLSLYETERLVQELAKFEIDTHNILINQVLFDEEGVESKLLKARMRMQQKYIDQFYMLYDDFHITKLPLLPQEVCGVEALKGFSDKFLSPFNPSTTEETVEDLEQKVSLLQSQLQEAETELEILRKGKQKA; encoded by the exons ATGGCGTCTGAGGAGGAAGTGCCGGAAGGGACTGTGCAGAACATCTTGGATCAGGAGAGCCTGAAATGGGTTTTCGTCGGAGGTAAGGGCGGTGTCGGAAAGACGACGTGCAGCTCCATCCTTTCCATTCTTCTTTCCAAGGTCCGCGCCTCTGTTCTGATCATCTCGACGGACCCTGCTCATAATCTCAGCGACGCTTTCCAGCAGCGATTCACCAAAATCCCCACATTAGTCAATGGCTTCACGAATCTCTTCGCAATG gaAGTGGATCCGAATGTAGAAAATGATGACTTGCCTAATGTAGAAGGGATGGATAGCTTTTTTTCCGATCTAGCAAATTCAATTCCCGGAATTGATGAAGCCATGAGCTTTGCAGAGATGCTGAG GTTGGTGCAAACAATGGATTATTCAGTTATAGTGTTTGATACGGCTCCAACTGGCCATACATTGCGGCTTCTGCAATTCCCCACAACATTAGAGAAGGGGATGGACAAAATGATGAGCTTGAGAAATAGATTCAGTGGCCTGTTGAATCAG GTGACTCGAATTTTTGGCATTCATGAGGAATTTGGTGAGGATGCAATGTTAGGAAAGCTTGAAGGCATGAGAAATGTGATTGAGCAAGTGAATAGGCAATTCAAGGATCCT GATTTGACGACTTTTGTCTGCATTTGCATTCCGGAATTCCTCTCTCTCTATGAAACAGAGAGGTTGGTGCAAGAACTTGCAAAGTTTGAGATCGACACTCACAATATCCTCATTAATCAAGTACTTTTCGATGAAGAAG GCGTTGAGTCCAAGTTGCTGAAAGCACGAATGCGGATGCAGCAAAAATATATCGATCAGTTCTACATGTTGTACGATGACTTCCACATCACTAAGTTGCCCTTGCTTCCGCAAGAG GTGTGTGGAGTTGAAGCTTTGAAAGGATTTTCTGATAAATTTCTATCACCATTCAATCCCTCTACTACCGAAGAGACAGTAGAGGATCTGGAGCAAAAGGTGTCCTTGCTACAGTCACAGCTTCAAGAAGCCGAGACAGAGCTAGAAATACTGAGAAAAGGAAAGCAGAAGGCCTGA
- the LOC131233520 gene encoding ATPase GET3A-like isoform X2: MASEEEVPEGTVQNILDQESLKWVFVGGKGGVGKTTCSSILSILLSKVRASVLIISTDPAHNLSDAFQQRFTKIPTLVNGFTNLFAMEVDPNVENDDLPNVEGMDSFFSDLANSIPGIDEAMSFAEMLRLVQTMDYSVIVFDTAPTGHTLRLLQFPTTLEKGMDKMMSLRNRFSGLLNQEFGEDAMLGKLEGMRNVIEQVNRQFKDPDLTTFVCICIPEFLSLYETERLVQELAKFEIDTHNILINQVLFDEEGVESKLLKARMRMQQKYIDQFYMLYDDFHITKLPLLPQEVCGVEALKGFSDKFLSPFNPSTTEETVEDLEQKVSLLQSQLQEAETELEILRKGKQKA; this comes from the exons ATGGCGTCTGAGGAGGAAGTGCCGGAAGGGACTGTGCAGAACATCTTGGATCAGGAGAGCCTGAAATGGGTTTTCGTCGGAGGTAAGGGCGGTGTCGGAAAGACGACGTGCAGCTCCATCCTTTCCATTCTTCTTTCCAAGGTCCGCGCCTCTGTTCTGATCATCTCGACGGACCCTGCTCATAATCTCAGCGACGCTTTCCAGCAGCGATTCACCAAAATCCCCACATTAGTCAATGGCTTCACGAATCTCTTCGCAATG gaAGTGGATCCGAATGTAGAAAATGATGACTTGCCTAATGTAGAAGGGATGGATAGCTTTTTTTCCGATCTAGCAAATTCAATTCCCGGAATTGATGAAGCCATGAGCTTTGCAGAGATGCTGAG GTTGGTGCAAACAATGGATTATTCAGTTATAGTGTTTGATACGGCTCCAACTGGCCATACATTGCGGCTTCTGCAATTCCCCACAACATTAGAGAAGGGGATGGACAAAATGATGAGCTTGAGAAATAGATTCAGTGGCCTGTTGAATCAG GAATTTGGTGAGGATGCAATGTTAGGAAAGCTTGAAGGCATGAGAAATGTGATTGAGCAAGTGAATAGGCAATTCAAGGATCCT GATTTGACGACTTTTGTCTGCATTTGCATTCCGGAATTCCTCTCTCTCTATGAAACAGAGAGGTTGGTGCAAGAACTTGCAAAGTTTGAGATCGACACTCACAATATCCTCATTAATCAAGTACTTTTCGATGAAGAAG GCGTTGAGTCCAAGTTGCTGAAAGCACGAATGCGGATGCAGCAAAAATATATCGATCAGTTCTACATGTTGTACGATGACTTCCACATCACTAAGTTGCCCTTGCTTCCGCAAGAG GTGTGTGGAGTTGAAGCTTTGAAAGGATTTTCTGATAAATTTCTATCACCATTCAATCCCTCTACTACCGAAGAGACAGTAGAGGATCTGGAGCAAAAGGTGTCCTTGCTACAGTCACAGCTTCAAGAAGCCGAGACAGAGCTAGAAATACTGAGAAAAGGAAAGCAGAAGGCCTGA